The proteins below come from a single Cystobacter ferrugineus genomic window:
- a CDS encoding AAA family ATPase has translation MKILVIRGRNLTSLAGDFALEMDKPPLDRMGLFAITGATGAGKSTLLDAMCLALFDCTPRLEQGGGVLVGRAGEDEKVRVKDTDARSVLRRGAAEGLAEVEFLGRDGKRYVANWSVRRAHNRLDGRIMEPVMSLTEVASGQRFGAKKGEVLKAIEEKLGLSFEQFRRSALLAQGEFAAFLRAKEKDRAELLERMTGTEVYSRLSLAAHQRHRQVQEALEKLARGVEAISLMSEETRRQEEEGLAREEAARAEAQVVRSRAEHAVRWYRTWAELVAREREAEAERERARRALADAEPRRLEWERVRAAEELRAPVSALDEATAALTARDAELTARRSEEAAAREVERGAEAARLEAESRRDAAVKAEEAARPELDAAEALDGEIQRAEEQARDAARARDEALASEQRARAELSVLSDQEATARKRLEDIQAWRDKRVPVEPVAREWSRWETELQRYQQQARQEAAAQALLTRTRAEAEPLRLQAERGEAARRESSEALRVAEEEAARAESALGSEADAARRRRREELGARQEVLKELELARKEARDAAQAEREATREVDEARKEQAAATAEAEAAKARRTGLDPALKEARRAFDRTRDALELSARRAELREGEPCPLCGAREHPYAREEGPLAGLLEEGRSRVAALENELQEVTRTESAATARAQGAEQRAARAEERGEAAARRSAPPRERWSLLRAKLDGAPPPESVEAPEAEAWLVEALAEVRVHSEQLRAEEEQAETQARTAKEARARREAARTSAEAAEKLWRQADEAWRKNVDAEALYQRDVEQAARGREELLAALSVAFTGWPRWEKELSTDAAAFQARCVKAVKEWNAKDEELRQAEAEARSAAEKRGPVQATVELLHTQSTARAQAATEREEALARARASRGALFGGRATTEVRAALRQEREVSAQALESRREDTARAARAVAVALARSEAALAARDTASTARDRAEATLGALLSERGLSLETVRGLLARGPAWCADEERALGLLRQAHDKSLLLVEERQRQRLEHESSARPPLSEEDAASALERATADTQARVDAAARIRARLEHDDDARRRHGEQARLLEEQQRKSGVWRTLSELIGSHDGKKFKVFAQSLTLDALLHHANAHLEQLAPRYHLMRVPGYDLDLQVVDRDMGDEVRAVSSLSGGESFLVSLALALGLASLSSETTQVETLFIDEGFGTLDPETLEVALATLDALQATGRQVGIISHVSGLAERIGVQVRVVKQGAGRSRLQVVGETGPLAVLASTSRRSLAMG, from the coding sequence ATGAAGATCCTGGTCATCCGGGGCCGCAACCTGACGAGCCTCGCGGGCGACTTCGCCCTGGAGATGGACAAGCCGCCGCTGGATCGCATGGGGCTGTTCGCCATCACCGGCGCCACCGGCGCGGGCAAGAGCACCCTGCTGGACGCCATGTGCCTGGCCCTCTTCGATTGCACGCCCCGGCTGGAGCAGGGCGGTGGGGTGCTCGTGGGACGCGCCGGGGAGGATGAGAAGGTGCGCGTCAAGGACACCGACGCGCGGAGCGTGTTGCGGCGTGGCGCGGCCGAGGGCCTCGCCGAGGTGGAGTTCCTCGGACGCGATGGGAAGCGCTACGTGGCGAACTGGTCCGTGCGCCGGGCCCACAACCGTCTGGATGGCCGCATCATGGAGCCCGTGATGAGCCTCACCGAGGTGGCCTCCGGACAGCGCTTCGGTGCCAAGAAGGGCGAGGTGCTCAAGGCCATCGAGGAGAAGCTCGGCCTGTCCTTCGAGCAGTTCCGGCGCTCGGCGCTGCTGGCCCAGGGCGAGTTCGCCGCCTTCCTGCGCGCCAAGGAGAAGGACCGCGCGGAGCTGCTCGAGCGCATGACGGGCACGGAGGTGTACAGCCGCCTGTCGCTCGCCGCGCACCAGCGCCACCGGCAGGTGCAGGAGGCGTTGGAGAAGCTGGCGCGGGGCGTGGAGGCCATCTCCTTGATGAGCGAGGAGACGCGCCGGCAGGAGGAGGAGGGTCTGGCGCGCGAGGAGGCGGCGCGCGCGGAGGCCCAGGTGGTGCGGTCCCGCGCGGAGCACGCGGTGCGCTGGTATCGGACGTGGGCGGAGCTGGTCGCCCGGGAGCGCGAGGCGGAAGCGGAACGGGAGCGCGCACGGCGGGCCCTCGCGGACGCGGAGCCCCGGCGGCTCGAATGGGAGCGGGTTCGCGCGGCGGAGGAGCTGCGCGCTCCGGTCTCGGCGCTGGACGAGGCCACGGCGGCCCTGACGGCGAGGGACGCGGAGCTGACCGCGCGGCGCTCCGAGGAGGCGGCGGCGCGCGAGGTGGAGCGCGGGGCCGAGGCGGCACGGCTCGAGGCGGAGTCCCGGCGGGACGCGGCGGTGAAGGCGGAGGAGGCCGCGCGGCCGGAGCTGGACGCGGCCGAGGCGCTGGATGGGGAGATCCAACGCGCCGAGGAGCAGGCGCGGGACGCGGCGCGCGCGCGGGACGAGGCGCTCGCGAGCGAGCAGCGGGCCCGGGCCGAGCTCTCGGTGCTGAGCGACCAGGAAGCCACCGCGCGCAAGCGGCTCGAGGACATCCAGGCGTGGCGGGACAAGCGGGTGCCCGTGGAGCCCGTGGCCCGGGAGTGGTCCCGGTGGGAGACGGAGCTCCAGCGCTATCAGCAACAGGCCCGGCAGGAGGCCGCGGCCCAGGCGCTGCTCACGCGCACGCGCGCCGAGGCCGAGCCGCTTCGTCTCCAGGCGGAGCGCGGTGAGGCGGCGCGTCGCGAGTCGTCCGAGGCATTGCGTGTGGCCGAGGAGGAGGCCGCGCGGGCGGAGTCGGCGTTGGGCTCGGAGGCCGACGCGGCGCGGAGGCGGCGGCGCGAGGAGCTGGGTGCCCGGCAGGAGGTGTTGAAGGAGCTGGAGCTCGCGCGGAAGGAAGCGCGGGACGCGGCCCAGGCGGAGCGCGAGGCCACCCGGGAGGTGGACGAGGCCCGGAAGGAGCAGGCCGCCGCGACCGCCGAGGCGGAGGCCGCGAAGGCGCGGCGCACCGGGCTCGACCCGGCGCTGAAGGAGGCACGGCGCGCGTTCGACCGGACGCGGGACGCGCTGGAGCTCAGCGCGCGCCGGGCGGAGTTGCGCGAGGGCGAACCCTGTCCCCTGTGTGGCGCGAGGGAGCACCCCTACGCTCGCGAGGAAGGGCCCCTGGCGGGACTCCTCGAGGAGGGGCGGAGCCGGGTGGCGGCGTTGGAGAACGAGCTCCAGGAGGTGACGCGGACGGAATCCGCCGCCACCGCCCGGGCCCAGGGCGCGGAGCAGCGCGCGGCGCGGGCCGAGGAGCGAGGGGAGGCCGCGGCGCGGCGGAGCGCCCCGCCTCGCGAGCGCTGGAGCCTCTTGCGCGCGAAGCTCGACGGAGCGCCTCCTCCCGAGTCCGTGGAGGCCCCGGAGGCCGAGGCCTGGCTGGTGGAGGCGCTCGCCGAGGTGCGCGTCCACTCCGAGCAGTTGAGGGCCGAGGAGGAGCAGGCCGAGACCCAGGCCCGGACGGCGAAGGAGGCCCGGGCCCGGAGGGAGGCCGCGCGGACGAGCGCGGAGGCGGCGGAGAAGCTCTGGCGTCAGGCGGACGAGGCCTGGCGCAAGAACGTCGATGCCGAGGCCCTGTACCAGCGGGACGTGGAGCAGGCGGCGCGTGGCCGCGAGGAACTGCTGGCCGCGTTGTCGGTCGCCTTCACGGGCTGGCCCCGTTGGGAGAAGGAGCTGTCCACCGACGCGGCGGCCTTCCAGGCGCGCTGCGTGAAGGCCGTGAAGGAGTGGAACGCGAAGGACGAGGAGCTGCGTCAGGCCGAGGCCGAGGCGCGGAGCGCGGCGGAGAAGCGGGGCCCGGTGCAGGCCACGGTGGAGCTGCTGCACACACAGAGCACGGCCCGTGCCCAGGCCGCGACCGAGCGGGAAGAGGCCCTCGCGCGCGCGCGCGCCTCACGGGGCGCGCTGTTCGGCGGGCGTGCCACCACCGAGGTGCGCGCGGCCCTTCGTCAGGAGCGGGAGGTGTCCGCCCAGGCTCTCGAGTCCCGGCGCGAGGACACCGCGCGGGCGGCACGGGCCGTGGCGGTGGCCCTCGCCCGGAGCGAGGCCGCGCTCGCGGCGCGGGACACGGCGAGCACCGCCCGGGACAGGGCCGAGGCCACCCTGGGCGCGCTCCTCTCCGAGCGTGGCCTCTCCCTGGAGACCGTTCGGGGCCTGCTCGCGCGGGGGCCCGCCTGGTGCGCGGACGAGGAGCGGGCGCTGGGCCTGCTGCGGCAGGCCCACGACAAGTCCCTCCTGCTCGTCGAGGAGCGCCAGCGCCAGCGCCTCGAGCACGAGTCCTCCGCGCGGCCCCCCCTTTCCGAGGAGGATGCCGCGTCCGCGCTCGAGCGGGCCACCGCGGACACCCAGGCCCGCGTGGACGCCGCCGCCCGCATCCGGGCCCGGCTCGAGCACGACGATGACGCCCGGCGGCGCCACGGTGAGCAGGCCCGGCTCCTGGAGGAGCAGCAGCGCAAGAGTGGCGTGTGGCGCACGCTCAGTGAACTCATCGGCTCGCATGACGGCAAGAAATTCAAGGTGTTCGCCCAGAGCCTCACCTTGGATGCGCTCCTGCACCACGCCAACGCACACCTGGAGCAACTGGCGCCCCGCTACCACCTCATGCGTGTGCCTGGGTACGACCTGGACCTCCAGGTGGTGGATCGAGACATGGGCGACGAGGTGCGCGCCGTCTCCAGCCTCTCCGGCGGAGAGAGCTTCCTCGTCTCGCTCGCGCTCGCCCTTGGCCTCGCCTCGCTCTCCTCGGAGACGACCCAGGTGGAGACGCTCTTCATCGACGAGGGCTTCGGCACGCTGGACCCCGAGACGCTGGAAGTGGCCCTGGCCACGCTCGACGCGCTCCAGGCCACGGGCAGGCAGGTGGGCATCATCTCCCACGTGTCGGGGCTCGCCGAGCGCATCGGTGTACAAGTACGCGTGGTGAAGCAGGGCGCGGGCCGCAGCCGCCTTCAGGTCGTGGGTGAAACGGGGCCGCTCGCTGTCCTGGCGTCCACCTCTCGGCGCTCGCTGGCAATGGGGTAG
- a CDS encoding exonuclease SbcCD subunit D C-terminal domain-containing protein, whose product MRLLHTSDWHLGHSLYDTSREAEHAAFLAWLLDTLAAREVDALLVAGDIFDTSNPSAEAQAAWYEFVAQARQRCPTLDVVVIGGNHDSAARLDAPDPLLTALGVRVVGGLTRSRDDRGLERLLVPLHDARGQVGAWVAAVPYLRPADLPFLPEEVGDRLIEGVRAVYAEVLDGARARREPGQALVAMGHCYMVGTELSELSERRILGGNQHALPVELFPEDVAYVALGHLHKAQRVGGREGVRYSGSPLPLSLSEASYVHQVLLVELEGERLASVESVRVPRQAEILRVPERGAPAMDLASVVKALQALPPAEAGMVEWKRPYLEVCVELPKPEPALRRQVEAALEGKAARLVKITPQYTGTGLVLAESRPGPSLKERTPEDVFRARYAQDYSEPLAPALLEAFHELLTQVQEEAS is encoded by the coding sequence ATGCGCCTGCTGCACACGTCGGACTGGCACCTGGGACACTCATTGTACGACACCTCGCGCGAGGCCGAGCACGCGGCCTTCCTCGCGTGGTTGCTCGACACCCTGGCGGCGCGCGAGGTGGACGCGCTGCTCGTGGCCGGTGACATCTTCGACACCTCCAACCCCAGCGCCGAAGCCCAGGCCGCCTGGTACGAGTTCGTCGCCCAGGCCCGCCAGCGCTGCCCCACGCTGGACGTCGTCGTCATCGGCGGCAACCACGACTCGGCGGCGCGGTTGGATGCGCCGGACCCGTTGCTCACCGCGCTCGGCGTGCGCGTGGTGGGCGGTCTCACGCGCTCCCGGGATGATCGGGGCCTGGAGCGGCTGCTGGTGCCGCTGCACGATGCCCGGGGTCAGGTCGGCGCGTGGGTGGCGGCGGTGCCCTACCTGCGGCCCGCGGATCTCCCCTTCCTCCCGGAAGAGGTGGGCGACCGGCTCATCGAGGGCGTGCGCGCGGTGTACGCCGAGGTGCTCGATGGCGCGCGGGCGCGGCGCGAGCCCGGACAGGCACTCGTGGCCATGGGCCATTGCTACATGGTGGGCACCGAGCTGAGCGAGCTGAGCGAGCGGCGGATCCTCGGCGGCAACCAGCACGCGCTCCCGGTGGAGCTCTTCCCCGAGGACGTGGCGTACGTGGCGCTCGGGCACCTGCACAAGGCCCAGCGCGTGGGCGGGCGCGAGGGGGTGCGCTACAGCGGCTCGCCCCTGCCCCTGTCGCTGTCCGAGGCGAGCTACGTGCATCAGGTGCTGCTCGTGGAACTCGAGGGCGAGCGGCTCGCCTCCGTGGAGTCCGTGCGCGTGCCCCGTCAGGCGGAGATCCTCCGGGTGCCCGAGCGCGGCGCGCCCGCGATGGACCTGGCCTCCGTGGTGAAGGCGCTCCAGGCCCTGCCCCCCGCCGAGGCCGGAATGGTGGAGTGGAAGCGTCCCTATCTGGAGGTATGCGTGGAGCTGCCCAAGCCCGAGCCCGCCCTGCGCCGCCAGGTGGAGGCCGCGCTGGAGGGCAAGGCCGCGCGGCTGGTGAAGATCACCCCCCAGTACACCGGCACGGGCCTGGTGCTCGCGGAGTCGCGGCCCGGGCCCTCGCTCAAGGAACGCACGCCCGAGGACGTGTTCCGCGCCCGCTACGCCCAGGACTACTCCGAGCCCCTCGCTCCCGCGCTGCTCGAGGCCTTCCACGAGCTGCTCACCCAGGTGCAGGAGGAGGCGTCATGA
- a CDS encoding lysophospholipid acyltransferase family protein, translating into MRYLATLWFWLVFLSTAPFCTAIGALIWLVTWPFDRNRNALHAFVCGWCHVLYLSWPGWRVRIEGRELLPPGPSVLVANHQSASDILASMGLNHPFKFVAKEAVFRTPCVGWLMQLMEYVPVKRGHPQAMERMLEDCRGWLRRGVAVFIYPEGTYARTREPLPFKRGAFQLAIAEQVPVVPVVIEGTTDVIAGDGPLMGASARVRVRVLPPVPAQALGEDPVELAGRVRDMHLEALGLRAKQGESPEQRVA; encoded by the coding sequence ATGAGGTACCTGGCCACCCTGTGGTTCTGGCTCGTCTTCCTGAGCACCGCCCCGTTCTGCACGGCGATCGGAGCGCTGATCTGGCTCGTCACCTGGCCCTTCGACCGGAACCGCAACGCGCTGCACGCCTTCGTGTGTGGCTGGTGCCACGTGCTCTACCTGTCGTGGCCGGGCTGGCGGGTGCGCATCGAGGGCCGCGAGCTGTTGCCTCCGGGGCCCTCGGTGCTCGTGGCCAACCACCAGTCCGCGTCGGACATCCTCGCGTCCATGGGGCTCAACCACCCGTTCAAGTTCGTCGCCAAGGAGGCGGTCTTCCGCACGCCGTGCGTCGGGTGGCTGATGCAGTTGATGGAGTACGTCCCGGTGAAGCGGGGCCATCCCCAGGCGATGGAGCGGATGCTGGAGGACTGCCGCGGGTGGCTGCGGCGGGGGGTGGCGGTGTTCATCTACCCGGAGGGCACCTACGCGCGCACGCGCGAGCCCCTGCCCTTCAAGCGCGGCGCCTTCCAACTGGCCATCGCGGAGCAGGTGCCCGTGGTGCCGGTGGTCATCGAGGGCACGACGGATGTCATCGCGGGGGATGGGCCGTTGATGGGGGCGAGCGCCCGGGTGCGGGTGCGCGTGCTGCCGCCGGTGCCGGCGCAGGCGCTCGGGGAGGATCCGGTGGAGCTGGCCGGACGCGTGCGCGACATGCACCTCGAGGCGCTGGGCCTGCGCGCGAAGCAGGGCGAGTCGCCCGAGCAGCGGGTGGCCTGA